One stretch of Nodularia sp. LEGE 06071 DNA includes these proteins:
- a CDS encoding HlyD family efflux transporter periplasmic adaptor subunit, producing MSRVTEKPSSRELLLDPEQPKIWWGIAVALPIVIAAGLLTTAKVEQLKKLSPSVPLKPLSNSISSVGRLEPKGEVLRLSAPAAGLQSSSRVQQIFVNEGERVRKGQVVAILDNHDTQLAAVEEAKARLQEVRANLAQVKVGSPRDIEAQTAVIARLQAQLKGERDAQQATIARIAAQLSGEKLTLQATVNRLEAELRGQQDSLKATISRIQAEQRNAQVDAGRYDMLYKEGAISQQERDRRRLSAVTSNQQVIESQVNLRQVQATLKQQLAEARANQVTSLATLQQQLVEATVNRDKTIMTLQSQINEEQARLSRIQEFRPTDIQRGEAQVSNAIANVKRAEAELKLTYVQAPITGEILAVHTKSGEAISANGIAEIGETNQMTVVAEVPEDTIGEVRIGQTATITSENGAFIGELKGTVTEIGRKIGKKDVLSTDPVADVDARVVEVKIALLAEDSQRVSGFTNAKVIAQINKESNSD from the coding sequence ATGTCAAGGGTGACTGAGAAGCCAAGCTCAAGAGAGCTGCTACTTGATCCGGAACAACCTAAGATTTGGTGGGGTATCGCTGTCGCCCTACCAATTGTCATCGCCGCCGGGCTACTAACTACAGCTAAAGTTGAGCAACTGAAAAAACTCAGCCCATCTGTACCCCTAAAACCACTGAGCAATAGCATTAGCTCTGTGGGGCGTTTGGAACCAAAAGGAGAAGTTTTGAGACTTTCTGCACCCGCAGCCGGATTGCAATCTTCCTCACGAGTTCAGCAAATTTTCGTGAATGAAGGTGAGCGAGTCAGAAAAGGTCAAGTGGTGGCGATTTTAGACAACCATGACACCCAATTAGCAGCCGTAGAAGAAGCAAAAGCCAGACTGCAAGAAGTGCGGGCTAATTTAGCTCAAGTCAAAGTTGGCTCCCCCAGAGATATTGAAGCTCAAACAGCAGTTATTGCTCGCTTACAAGCCCAGTTAAAGGGAGAAAGGGATGCTCAACAAGCGACAATTGCGCGGATAGCTGCTCAGTTGAGTGGAGAAAAACTGACTCTACAAGCCACAGTTAATCGCCTAGAAGCTGAACTCAGAGGACAACAAGATAGTTTAAAAGCAACTATTTCCCGCATCCAAGCCGAACAGCGCAATGCTCAAGTTGATGCCGGACGGTATGATATGTTGTACAAAGAAGGTGCTATTTCCCAGCAAGAACGGGATAGAAGGAGACTAAGTGCGGTCACTTCTAATCAGCAAGTGATTGAAAGCCAGGTTAATCTGCGACAGGTGCAGGCGACTCTCAAGCAACAACTAGCTGAGGCTAGAGCCAACCAGGTAACAAGTTTGGCAACTTTGCAACAACAGCTTGTAGAAGCCACAGTTAACCGTGATAAAACGATCATGACTTTGCAAAGTCAGATTAACGAAGAACAAGCTAGACTCAGCAGAATCCAAGAATTTCGTCCTACTGATATCCAGAGGGGAGAAGCTCAAGTTAGTAATGCGATCGCTAATGTTAAAAGAGCCGAAGCCGAACTAAAATTAACCTACGTTCAAGCACCCATTACTGGAGAAATCTTAGCAGTTCACACCAAATCAGGAGAAGCTATCAGTGCAAATGGCATTGCGGAGATTGGAGAAACCAATCAAATGACCGTCGTTGCTGAAGTTCCTGAAGATACTATTGGTGAAGTGCGTATAGGTCAAACTGCTACAATCACGAGCGAAAATGGCGCATTTATTGGGGAATTAAAGGGAACTGTCACTGAAATTGGCAGAAAAATTGGCAAAAAAGATGTCTTGAGTACAGATCCAGTCGCAGATGTAGACGCGAGAGTTGTGGAAGTCAAAATTGCCTTGCTTGCAGAAGATAGCCAGCGAGTTTCTGGTTTTACCAATGCTAAGGTAATTGCCCAAATTAATAAAGAATCAAATTCTGATTGA